One stretch of Candidatus Binatia bacterium DNA includes these proteins:
- the echA2 gene encoding enoyl-CoA hydratase has translation MSAEPVLYEERDTLGVITLNRPEKLNTLNEAMIQGIADAIERATLSEGVRCIILRGAGRAFSAGYDLTAGGEEGAGFRPRFAAPHPPPRPGAWDPVRDLAFMGHNVRRFMSLWECPKPVIAQIHGYCMGGATDLALCADLIFMAEDAIIGYPPSRIFGTPTTMLWVYRVGLERAKQFLLSGDEIDAPTAQRIGLCSRVFPANRLAEETEAYARRFQYIPANQLALNKILINHTIELMGLRPTQLLGTLFDGIARHTEEALQWVESFKELGFRQVIRRRDAPFGDYGEKQRK, from the coding sequence ATGAGCGCAGAGCCGGTTCTTTATGAGGAGCGCGACACGCTCGGTGTGATCACGCTGAACCGTCCAGAGAAGTTGAACACCCTGAACGAGGCCATGATTCAGGGCATTGCGGACGCGATCGAGCGGGCCACCCTTTCCGAGGGGGTGCGGTGCATCATCCTGCGCGGGGCTGGGCGCGCTTTCTCTGCTGGCTACGACCTCACTGCAGGGGGCGAAGAGGGAGCCGGCTTCCGCCCGCGCTTTGCTGCGCCGCACCCCCCGCCCCGGCCGGGAGCGTGGGACCCTGTTCGTGACCTTGCGTTTATGGGGCACAACGTACGCCGCTTTATGAGCCTGTGGGAGTGCCCCAAACCCGTGATCGCGCAAATCCACGGGTACTGCATGGGAGGCGCAACCGATCTCGCACTATGCGCCGACCTCATTTTCATGGCTGAAGATGCCATCATCGGTTATCCACCCTCGCGCATCTTCGGCACTCCGACAACGATGTTGTGGGTATACCGCGTCGGCCTCGAGCGGGCCAAGCAATTCTTGCTGTCGGGTGACGAGATTGACGCGCCCACTGCTCAGCGCATCGGTCTTTGCTCGCGGGTGTTTCCCGCAAATCGCCTCGCGGAAGAAACCGAAGCATACGCGCGCCGCTTCCAATACATCCCGGCCAATCAGTTGGCGTTGAATAAAATCCTGATCAATCACACCATCGAGCTCATGGGGCTTCGCCCGACACAATTGCTCGGCACCCTCTTCGATGGAATTGCACGCCACACCGAGGAGGCGCTGCAATGGGTGGAGAGCTTCAAGGAGCTAGGGTTCCGCCAAGTCATCCGGCGCCGCGACGCGCCATTTGGCGACTACGGTGAAAAGCAACGAAAGTGA
- the pgi gene encoding glucose-6-phosphate isomerase — protein MPDYRRRAAKEAMSLRFDFRGVFHPGFGEPVSPSEATRDLRAPAQAAHERLHARYRAGELPQLAWVAQRTGLAAVKQLAEELRQRAKTLVIVGSGGTALAAHALARSVVPSSMHVAFADSIDPDPLGRLLDELDLSTTVFVLVSKSGETPETLAQFLVIRDLLLRHLGAVDYIHHLVVATDADQGALRQIVHDEGFRSVAIPAGVSDRFAVLSPASLLPAAIAGMRVDDLLAGASWMEARCQEADVWRNPALLLAAWLHRAYRQQGLRHIVFVPFCQSLAAVAHWASELFVEALGHPANHGPQPGLLSWVPSAGRCGDPYLLAQTLARRPQDTVGIFLAAADHGRDLSVAEAYHDLEAISYLGGNTLGQMLQQSERSLEAFLRRERQWHIVTRWPQVNPFTLGQWLYAMEKAVLYLAELLQVQSATAPGSDDWRRLLYGALGRKGFESEREEVERLGRDEESQWVL, from the coding sequence ATGCCGGATTACCGACGCCGTGCGGCCAAGGAGGCGATGAGCCTCCGCTTCGATTTCCGAGGGGTGTTCCACCCGGGCTTCGGGGAGCCAGTGTCGCCGAGCGAAGCCACCCGTGACCTGAGGGCACCAGCGCAAGCCGCGCACGAGCGCTTGCACGCCCGCTACCGCGCTGGGGAGCTACCACAGCTCGCTTGGGTTGCCCAGCGGACGGGGTTGGCAGCGGTCAAACAACTTGCGGAAGAACTGCGCCAGCGGGCAAAAACGCTCGTGATCGTTGGCTCAGGCGGTACTGCGCTGGCGGCGCACGCGCTCGCGCGCAGCGTGGTACCGAGTTCGATGCACGTTGCGTTTGCCGACTCGATCGATCCAGATCCTCTCGGCCGCTTGTTGGACGAGTTGGATTTGTCCACCACCGTGTTCGTGCTGGTGAGCAAGTCCGGAGAAACGCCGGAAACGCTGGCGCAGTTCCTGGTTATCCGCGATCTGTTGCTGCGCCACCTCGGGGCGGTGGACTACATCCATCATCTCGTCGTGGCCACCGACGCCGACCAGGGTGCACTCCGCCAGATCGTTCACGACGAGGGATTTCGTTCGGTCGCCATTCCGGCTGGGGTGAGCGATCGGTTTGCGGTGTTGAGCCCGGCGAGTCTCTTGCCCGCGGCCATTGCCGGAATGCGGGTTGACGATCTCCTTGCCGGGGCGAGCTGGATGGAGGCACGCTGTCAGGAAGCCGACGTGTGGCGCAACCCCGCCTTGCTGCTCGCCGCGTGGCTGCATCGAGCGTACAGGCAACAGGGCCTGCGGCACATCGTCTTCGTCCCGTTTTGCCAATCTCTCGCGGCTGTGGCCCACTGGGCCAGCGAACTCTTCGTCGAGGCGTTGGGGCACCCTGCGAATCATGGGCCGCAACCGGGATTGCTCTCCTGGGTGCCCAGCGCCGGGCGCTGTGGCGACCCCTATTTGCTTGCGCAAACGCTTGCACGAAGGCCGCAGGACACGGTGGGGATTTTCCTCGCGGCCGCGGATCACGGGCGGGATTTGTCTGTAGCCGAGGCATATCACGACCTGGAGGCGATTTCCTACTTAGGGGGAAACACCCTGGGGCAAATGCTGCAGCAAAGCGAGCGTTCCCTGGAGGCGTTCCTGCGCCGGGAACGACAATGGCACATCGTAACGCGATGGCCGCAAGTGAACCCGTTCACGCTCGGGCAGTGGCTGTACGCCATGGAAAAGGCCGTTCTCTACTTGGCAGAGCTGCTGCAGGTCCAGTCCGCCACTGCGCCGGGCAGCGATGATTGGCGGCGCTTGCTCTACGGGGCACTCGGGCGTAAAGGGTTCGAAAGCGAACGGGAGGAGGTCGAGCGGCTCGGGCGGGACGAGGAGTCGCAGTGGGTGTTATAG
- the mutL gene encoding DNA mismatch repair protein MutL, whose amino-acid sequence MRAQHASEEVREFRAGSRRVAILPPEIRDKIAAGEVVERPASVVKELVENALDAGASNIRVELEEGGLGVIVVADDGEGMSADDAVCAFQRHATSKVRTLDDLERITTLGFRGEALASIAAVSTTTLSTRRREDLAGTRVIVEGGQLLDVSEVAMAPGTRVEVVGLFANVPVRRKFLKSPASEVGQASEFLTRIALAWPHVAFQLRHGRRVLLDLPEAKTPEERLAQVFGRERAQTLLRFEAESTLGQVRGWLSPSQFSLPSPRQIFTYVNARYVRDKLLTHALLAGYHTLLMTGRYPAAVVFLNLPPSEVDVNVHPAKLEVRFRRGGAVHELVCQAVQARLRAQLPPFAENADSSPQSGLALAPTQEPSALALGPAWPQPSAGTHVPQWVLDVPWRREHPQPTPTPVGTRSSRPPQFAQLRVVGQVFHGYLVCEGAEQLVLLDQHAAHERVLFERLRASYQRGPLPQQHLLAGAVVPLEAHALARLIEYSQEVGRLGFELEPFGSDAVLVRSVPALLAHQDPAELVRELAEELVEVEQPKGLDRAIERVFARMACHTAVRVGQSLSAEEIRALLQAMDEIDFAGHCPHGRPAFLVWPKTEIERLFRRI is encoded by the coding sequence ATGCGCGCGCAACATGCCAGCGAAGAGGTGCGAGAGTTCCGTGCCGGATCGAGGCGGGTGGCCATCCTGCCGCCAGAAATCCGCGACAAAATCGCTGCCGGCGAGGTCGTGGAGCGACCGGCGTCGGTGGTCAAGGAATTGGTCGAGAACGCACTGGACGCGGGGGCGTCGAACATTCGCGTGGAACTCGAAGAGGGTGGGCTCGGGGTCATCGTGGTGGCCGATGACGGCGAGGGAATGAGCGCGGATGACGCGGTATGCGCGTTTCAGCGCCATGCGACGAGTAAGGTCCGCACGCTCGACGATCTCGAACGCATTACCACGCTCGGATTTCGTGGCGAGGCGCTTGCCAGTATTGCGGCTGTATCTACGACCACGCTGAGCACGCGCCGCCGCGAGGACCTGGCCGGGACCCGCGTCATTGTAGAGGGTGGCCAGCTCTTGGACGTGAGCGAGGTCGCCATGGCGCCGGGCACGCGTGTGGAAGTAGTGGGCTTGTTTGCCAACGTGCCGGTGCGCCGAAAATTTCTCAAATCGCCGGCGAGCGAAGTGGGCCAAGCGAGCGAGTTCCTCACGCGCATCGCCTTGGCGTGGCCGCACGTAGCCTTTCAACTGCGTCACGGCCGCCGCGTGCTTCTGGACTTGCCGGAGGCCAAAACCCCCGAAGAGCGCCTGGCGCAAGTGTTCGGCCGCGAGCGGGCGCAAACGCTCCTTCGCTTCGAGGCCGAAAGCACCCTCGGGCAGGTACGCGGGTGGTTGAGTCCGTCGCAATTCAGCCTTCCTTCTCCACGGCAAATCTTCACCTACGTCAATGCGCGTTACGTGCGCGACAAGCTGCTGACGCACGCCTTGCTCGCAGGCTATCACACATTACTTATGACCGGCCGTTACCCGGCGGCTGTGGTCTTTTTGAATCTCCCGCCCAGCGAAGTGGATGTAAACGTGCATCCGGCCAAACTCGAAGTGCGATTTCGCCGCGGTGGCGCGGTGCACGAATTGGTTTGCCAGGCCGTACAAGCACGGCTGCGCGCTCAGCTCCCGCCGTTTGCCGAGAACGCAGATTCGAGCCCGCAAAGTGGGCTTGCCCTCGCGCCCACGCAGGAACCGAGCGCGTTAGCTCTGGGGCCGGCTTGGCCCCAGCCGTCGGCGGGGACGCACGTGCCCCAGTGGGTCCTGGACGTTCCGTGGCGACGCGAGCACCCTCAGCCCACGCCAACGCCAGTCGGCACACGATCCTCGAGGCCGCCGCAGTTCGCGCAACTGCGCGTCGTGGGTCAGGTATTTCACGGCTACCTCGTTTGCGAGGGAGCGGAGCAACTGGTGCTCCTCGATCAACATGCCGCCCATGAGCGAGTGCTGTTCGAGCGCTTGCGAGCGTCGTATCAGCGCGGCCCACTGCCGCAACAGCACTTGCTGGCGGGGGCGGTCGTTCCGCTCGAAGCGCATGCGCTGGCGCGCTTGATCGAATATTCCCAAGAAGTGGGCCGGCTTGGTTTCGAGCTCGAACCCTTCGGGAGCGACGCCGTTTTGGTGCGCAGCGTGCCTGCGCTGCTGGCACACCAGGATCCCGCCGAGCTCGTACGCGAGCTGGCGGAAGAACTCGTCGAAGTCGAGCAACCCAAAGGCCTCGATCGAGCCATCGAACGGGTATTTGCGCGCATGGCCTGCCACACCGCAGTGCGGGTCGGGCAAAGCCTGAGCGCCGAGGAAATCCGCGCGCTGTTACAGGCAATGGACGAGATTGATTTTGCCGGGCACTGCCCGCATGGGCGGCCGGCGTTTTTGGTGTGGCCGAAAACCGAGATCGAGCGGCTGTTTCGGCGGATTTGA
- a CDS encoding hypothetical protein (possible pseudo, internal stop codon, frameshifted), with product MGTRPLILVGDGAFQMTGFELGNCQRYGWDPIVLVFHNSGWEMLRVFEPQSRCHDLADWHYADMAYLLGGKGVRVHTRRELAQALDRVAATRGLCFSNRSDAPPRIGVFDNAVVRGRSSRALTPVMVERPLGRRDGSSGSGTGRRCSEEAQVWRILNSAAAPLHGARRPIPSACAGRANRAVFGGVSKQSRLQALGSPASRIECPPSPFLVGVRPCRPALRHCSLALRAPTRKHCSPLGVPNRRPSESTPPEEADREEENDSQVIHPFPQVFAPAS from the coding sequence ATGGGAACACGCCCGCTCATTCTTGTCGGGGACGGGGCCTTCCAGATGACCGGTTTCGAACTCGGAAATTGCCAGCGCTACGGGTGGGATCCCATCGTGCTCGTGTTCCACAATTCTGGCTGGGAAATGTTGCGTGTCTTCGAACCCCAGTCGCGCTGCCATGACTTGGCTGACTGGCATTACGCAGACATGGCGTACCTGCTGGGAGGGAAAGGCGTGCGCGTGCACACCCGCCGAGAGCTTGCCCAGGCGCTCGACCGGGTAGCGGCGACCCGCGGGCTTTGTTTTTCTAATCGAAGCGATGCTCCCCCGAGGATCGGTGTCTTCGACAATGCAGTGGTACGCGGACGCTCATCGCGTGCGCTCACGCCGGTGATGGTGGAACGCCCCCTCGGGCGGCGCGATGGATCGAGCGGTTCGGGAACAGGTCGTCGGTGCTCCGAGGAGGCGCAAGTTTGGCGGATCCTGAATAGCGCCGCCGCGCCTCTTCATGGGGCGCGGCGCCCGATCCCCAGCGCGTGTGCCGGCAGGGCTAATCGAGCGGTCTTTGGCGGAGTATCGAAGCAAAGTCGCCTGCAGGCACTCGGGTCGCCTGCGTCACGTATTGAGTGTCCTCCATCACCTTTCCTGGTGGGGGTTCGCCCATGCCGGCCCGCGCTGCGTCATTGTTCGCTGGCGCTCCGCGCGCCCACCCGGAAACACTGCTCGCCGTTGGGGGTGCCGAACCGCCGGCCAAGCGAGTCAACCCCACCCGAAGAAGCGGATCGCGAGGAAGAGAATGACTCCCAGGTAATACATCCCTTCCCGCAAGTATTCGCTCCAGCGTCGTAG
- a CDS encoding indolepyruvate/phenylpyruvate decarboxylase (possible pseudo, internal stop codon) has translation MAKLVQALDDALCAHGAKAIFGLPGDFALPLFRAAEQYGKLPIYTLSHEPAVGFAADACARATQGVGVAFVTYGAGGLNLVNATACALAEKSPLVVVSGAPGVSERTGDLLLHHQGKTLESQYRVFREVTCDQAVLDRPLAAPRELTRVLQNARDFSQPVYIEVPRDLVDAPCEELPRLAPAVVDPETVAACAQEVLERLTVARTPVMMVGVEVKRYRLEHKVASLAQALGLPLVTSFMGRGLLADGPVRPLGTYLGAAGEPEITELVENSDGLFLLGVILSDSNLGASRKRLNLRCAIHAGDRRVTLGFHTYAPVPLDAFVDALLDLTRNHVGGFGVRNHGNIPPEPYPRGLPRDDAPIRPDDIACAVNDFMDAHGAHPIAADMGDCVFVAMRIAYTHLNAPGYYASMGYGVPAGLGL, from the coding sequence ATGGCGAAACTGGTGCAGGCTTTGGACGATGCCCTGTGTGCGCACGGCGCGAAGGCGATTTTTGGGTTACCGGGGGATTTTGCGTTGCCGCTGTTTCGCGCCGCGGAGCAGTACGGCAAGTTGCCGATTTATACCTTGAGTCATGAGCCTGCCGTGGGTTTTGCAGCGGACGCTTGTGCTCGAGCCACGCAAGGGGTGGGGGTCGCCTTTGTCACTTACGGGGCTGGCGGTTTGAACCTGGTCAACGCCACGGCTTGTGCTTTGGCCGAGAAGTCTCCGCTCGTGGTGGTGTCGGGCGCGCCGGGTGTGAGCGAAAGAACGGGAGACTTGCTGCTGCATCATCAAGGCAAGACATTGGAGTCCCAGTATCGCGTGTTTCGCGAGGTCACCTGCGATCAGGCTGTCCTCGATCGCCCGCTCGCGGCTCCTAGGGAGCTAACTCGTGTGTTGCAAAATGCACGGGATTTTTCCCAGCCGGTGTACATCGAGGTGCCCCGCGACTTGGTGGATGCCCCGTGCGAGGAGCTTCCCCGCCTGGCTCCCGCGGTGGTGGATCCCGAAACCGTTGCGGCTTGCGCTCAGGAAGTTCTGGAGCGGCTTACTGTTGCTCGCACGCCCGTGATGATGGTCGGGGTAGAGGTCAAACGCTACCGGTTGGAGCACAAGGTTGCGTCGCTCGCGCAAGCGTTAGGGCTTCCCCTGGTCACGAGTTTCATGGGTCGTGGCTTGCTGGCCGATGGCCCCGTGCGCCCGCTCGGGACCTACTTGGGCGCCGCGGGCGAACCGGAAATTACGGAGCTCGTGGAGAACTCGGACGGTTTGTTCCTTCTGGGAGTGATTCTCTCCGACAGTAACTTGGGGGCATCGCGCAAACGCTTGAATCTGCGCTGCGCCATCCACGCTGGGGACCGGCGGGTCACTCTGGGCTTTCACACCTATGCCCCGGTGCCGCTCGACGCTTTCGTGGACGCGTTGCTCGACCTCACGCGGAACCACGTTGGCGGTTTCGGGGTACGCAATCACGGAAACATTCCACCCGAACCCTATCCGCGCGGCTTGCCGCGTGACGATGCGCCCATTCGACCCGACGACATTGCTTGTGCCGTCAACGACTTCATGGATGCGCACGGTGCCCATCCCATTGCGGCCGATATGGGAGATTGCGTGTTTGTGGCGATGCGCATCGCGTACACGCACCTCAATGCTCCGGGCTACTACGCCAGTATGGGCTACGGTGTGCCCGCCGGTTTGGGCTTGTAG
- the gmhA gene encoding phosphoheptose isomerase — protein sequence MRRQIHAIFRESIRAKQAFVREQAAELEQAARIVAQAFRDGHKLLLFGNGGSAADAQHIAAEFVNRFQRERPPLPAVALTTDTSALTSIANDYSYAEVFAKQVRALGRAGDVAVAISTSGNAANVLRAVRACRALGIYTIGLTGGDGGKLARMAQLVLCVRATRDTARIQETHIVIGHTLCELVECALFESD from the coding sequence GTGCGCCGGCAAATTCACGCGATCTTCCGGGAAAGCATTCGCGCCAAGCAAGCGTTTGTCCGCGAGCAAGCTGCCGAACTCGAACAAGCAGCACGAATTGTGGCCCAAGCGTTTCGCGACGGACACAAGCTTTTGCTCTTTGGCAACGGAGGAAGCGCCGCCGACGCCCAACACATCGCCGCGGAGTTCGTCAACCGTTTTCAACGCGAGCGCCCGCCGTTACCCGCGGTGGCACTCACGACGGACACCTCCGCACTGACGAGCATCGCCAACGACTACAGCTATGCCGAGGTATTTGCCAAGCAAGTGCGCGCCCTCGGCCGGGCGGGCGATGTGGCCGTAGCGATTTCCACCAGTGGCAATGCCGCCAACGTCTTGCGGGCGGTGCGCGCCTGCCGGGCACTCGGCATTTACACGATTGGTTTGACCGGTGGAGACGGCGGCAAACTGGCAAGGATGGCGCAACTGGTGCTGTGCGTCCGCGCCACCCGCGACACTGCCCGGATACAAGAAACCCACATCGTCATTGGCCATACTTTGTGCGAGCTCGTGGAGTGCGCACTGTTCGAAAGCGACTGA